Below is a genomic region from Erigeron canadensis isolate Cc75 chromosome 7, C_canadensis_v1, whole genome shotgun sequence.
CTGTACAACTAAAAAATTGGGATGATGCTGTTGAAGCTCCTTAATTCCCACTTGCTACAGATTTAGATTCCCCCAAAAATGTGTTTTGTTTATGTACTGTACAATCCATTGATGCATGCTATTATTTGgtaagttgaaagttgaaacctttgTTGATCTTCAAACTACTATGCAATAAGGAGTTGTAAGGTATAAGCCTACAATGCATTAGTGAGCCATAACGATGGTCAATATAAAAAATCCACTAATTTTTGTAATGATAAATTTTTGTTAGGAAAATAATTTTTAGTTGTACTCTATGGTATACAACTCACTGTAAGAATGTActatattttcataaatatagAATTACAACTCACATGTGGTAAACTAGATTTCTGGAGAAGTTAATAGTATGTGAAAATTAATGCTTGTAacttattggtaaagacttttTAAGTCTTTGGAAGTACCACGGAAAGAGAATCGTTTTTGAaatgtttttatgaaaattttaaatgaaagcATGTGCATTGATGAAAATTTTGCATTTCACATTGATTGGTTGAGTACACTCCATTAGTTTTGTGGTGAATTTTCTAGTACCGGCGGACCCAAGGTGCTTTTTGTGTCCGTGAACTACATGATTTTTCCCAGAGTAGTTAGTTCACTAATATTTGGTTATGTCGAAAAGTTGTCAATCGAGCATCACCTATAAGTTATACAAGTAACTTACAACCGAGTAAAAccaagggaaaaaaaaattctatgtTACAAAAAATTTGCAATCTGTTTTGAAAGTAATCAAGTATAAAACACTAAGATTGCaaattttttcttcttaatgTATTTGGTCACTTAATATACTAAGCACTTACTGATTAGAGAAAGAAACGGGCCCTTAATTTTGAGATTATAGCCCTGCaacttcttttatatatataatttttttctatttaatgaCTTATAATTGTTTACTTGTTGATATGAATTTACTGATAATCTGATTTATGGGTATAGATCTTTATCAATGTACCATGGTACTTCAGTATGTTGTACTCAATGTTTAGTCCATTCTTGACTCAAAGAACCAAAAGCAAGTTTGTGCTTTCTAAAGAAGGAAATGTCGCCGAAACTCTTTACAAGTGAgtatatctttcttttttaactttactTTCTGTTTTTTTCTTGTACAACTATTATTGCACAAAGTACACATATGTGAAGCATAATGAGTCCTTGTTACTAAGTACTTCTTGTTTGAGTGTGGATTTCAAGTAATCTAAGCATTGTACTCCATGAATGCATGTATGTATGTCTGTATGTTTATCAATAATTGTActatattgttttgaaaacttgataTTGGTTTAATGAATTTAGGTACATAAGGCCTGAGGATGTACCAGTACAGTATGGTGGACTGAGCCGCCCCAACGAGTCGAACGGCCCACCCAAACCAGCTTCTGAGTTCACAGTCAAAGGTGGAGAAAAAGTCAATATTCAAATTGAAGGCATTGAGGTAACTTGCCTATCTTTCTTTGCAAATACTCTTTCACTATGTTGTAACAACTTAATTTCTACACTTTTAACGGCTGATTGGTTTAAAGATTTCAATCGAATTTAATGGAAAGGCATTTGGAATTCCTTCCTTGTCTTGTTAGGTTAACATAATAAATCCCAAATTCCTTTCCATCATATTTCACTGAATCCTTTGAACCAAACGGCCTCTTAGTATAGACAGACTTTCTATATCTTCGTGTTTTTAAAGGAAACATGCCTATTTGAAGAATCCTTTCTTTCTTCCCAAATAATAATTGCGAGAATTCTTTTGACAATTGGTATGGTGAATATTGTAGGCCGGTTCAACTATAACATGGGATATCGTGGTTGGAGGGTGGGAGTTGGAATACAGTGCAGAGTACGTCCCAATTGCAAATGGAAGCTACACCATTGCGGTGGAGAAGTCAAGGAAGGTGGGATCAGGTGAAGAGGCAGTTCACAACTCTTATACCACAAAAGAACCTGGAAAGTTGGTGTTGTCCGTTGATAATTCAGCCTCTCGGAAAAGAAAGGTTGCTTCCTACCGTTACCAAGTACGAAAACCTCCCGTTGTGATGTGAGtttcttttgaaaccgtttgtTACCCGTCTACTCTAGTGTTTTTGGTTCTATTGGTGTTGTCATGAAGTAATGTTTGCCTACCTAATATGTAACTTGTAAGTTGTAAGAAGAAAACGGTTGTATTACATTACCTATTTAGAATATGAGTAGATTAAGGTAGATGATGATATTACGCGGTATGCTAGTTAGGGGTAAAAAAAATAGGCTTTGGCTTTTGGGATCGCAGTGTGATCTGCAAAGTAAAGCTTGGCTGATGAGTCATGTAATCCATCCCGTTTGACGTGGACTATtagagtttattttttttacaatgacATCGCGGTGTAACCAGTGATCCGTACGGTATGCTCTTGGCTAAATTACTTGTCTAATAGCTATAAAAATGGCTTATATATCTACATgagtatatatatgtctataacGTGTTAGCCTAACCTCTTGGACTAAAAGGAAGACAGAAATTGTAACACATATGTTTTGTACAGAAAATATGTCtaaatggtatttatgaaataaaaggagTAAGATGTAAGTAAGCATGTTTGTGTATTGTGGGCACCCGTGAAGAGATATCACATGTATGTATGATGACATATCATATGATGATTTCCACATGCTCCCAATGAGAACCATGCTTTTGCTTTAAACCACCGCTATGCTTCTGCATGTACTCCTGCAGTCCTGTTTTTATGTTACAAGAAAAAAGTTTCCATATACTTTTCTTTTAACtattttgatataataataataagatgaaaattacaaatttactaAAGCTACCCTTCAAGTAATTACTGTATTACAGTAGCAGCAACTGTATCCAAACTTGTCACAGGTGAGGTGTAAAGAGTTGAAGTATCGTGCAAATAGTTTTACCCTTCCTGTTAAACACTGTTCTCAAAGGACTTCTGGCCTTtgtatttgaaaaataataagatGAGAAATACAAATCCACATCAGACCTTGACCAAAAGTATTGACATTAACAATTTCTTATTACCTTTTCAATTGGATAATTTGCTACAAATGATATGTTTCTATGTATTTGTCACTAACTTTTATAATTGGTGTTTGAGGTCCaatttataattatgaaaactttCTTTTGGTACCAAATGTTTTGCTGCCAACCAAATTAATTTTTGTCACGCACTACCACTTGATGTACATCATCTATAGAGACGATTGCCAAGGTCAAATTGTACGTGCCAATGATTAATACACAATAGTTGGGTACAACTACTACTCTCCAATTCATCACATGgatcacatattcacatttaTGTGGTACGTATATGTACTCGATATGTTATCCAATGATCATCCCAATCGCTATTTCGACAAATTTTTCTTATACTCTTCTTATACATATAACAATTAGTATTAACAAGTATTTGCCAATAGTTTGGTGATCACTATATATCAGTAAGGTCTTAGACTTTAGGAAAAATTCACAAAGATTCGAATCCTACTTCGTGTATATaaattaacaaacatatattagaTGATAAAAGATATTGTTATTTACGGTACAAAATACATAGGATTTGGAAGTTTAAAAGTTCTATTGCCAACAAATTGACCATGAAGATCACTCCATTGGTCACCTACATTTCCCCATATTCTATACCCTTGTTCCACCAACTTCCTTCTTATTTCTGATTTGTAAACAATACCACTTTGTCCTTTATATGCTTCACCCctgaaatatattgaattacaATTAAGAATTTTGGTTAGTCACATATATGCATTTTATAGATTTGGTACATTTCTAAAAGACCATGAAACAATTACCTTAGAATGAGTTGTTCAAAGCCAAAGAACCCTTGAAGGTGAAGATTATGAATAGTGGGTTGTCCTAATGTCGTTTCGTCCCTACCACTGATCAAAAACACCTTAAAACCACGTTGAATCAACTTATGAAATAATTGTAGGGTTGAAAGAATCGCCGGGCACAAGCCTCTTGATGCCCATTCCTTAAATGCACGTGGGTCGTATGGGTCACCTCTGCATCATACACAAACCGTTTATTAGAAGAGGTGACAAAATATGTAGGTCGAACTTACTAGTCACTTGTTATCAAACGTTTATATGAGTGTaacttgaaatattttttaaaatctaataACCGGATTACGGGGCCATTATCGGCCCCCACCAACCAGCCCCAACGGCCAACATGTCAGAGCTCAATCATAGAGAACCATGACTAAAGGGACATGGGTTGAGATTTGAACATATTACATGGAAACTAAATCTCTTGGTGTTGTTTTGTAGTCTTATATAAATTAAGGCttgtttataatttatgtttAGAAACGAATTCTAAGAACTTTAACCAGTTCCACTTCACAAACCAACTAATAGGTTAAAACAAGCAAAACTACAAAAGGTTAATCATACTGATGGCTACTATACATCATGAGACAAACCAATGCTATGGTGCATGGCCCATGAGCCCAAACGGTCCAATTTCATGTACGTATGATATTTCTTGCTAATTCagtaattacattttaatttttgcACAATGTTAATTGTTATCAAGAAGGGTTTTATctatatcattttaatttaatttattttttttagacatGGTATAAACGCTTACGAGATTTTAGGCTCGTGTCTAATACACGGAGCTTGTGacgttatcaatattaaatgttaatttatTGTAGTTTAACATTTAATATGctattttgagtaataaaaaattgatctatatatcaacactttgagctttttattgaaatattttaaaaaaatatgtttatcgaATTTGCTTAATTTTAGAAtcttaatatatctatattatattttatttatttatttataattaattttatctttatatgatagaacatatactattggatatatattagttattattttattggataaatattagttataattttattgtatatattttaactattattatttatttattatatttaaattttttggtaaaaagtgtaaatttaagatggaaaaaaaaaagtgtaaattaaaatgaaaattgaaaagaaaagtcTTACGATATAATCGAAATTGCTACAGTAATGTTTTTTCTTTGGTAGCCATTATATGGAAACAAAAAGCTTATTAAGAATTATAtggaaacaaaaaatttaatgtaattgGGCTACTGAAATTGGGCCTTAAAAAAAGCTATACTTATCAAAACAGAGTCCTTAGTCCTTGCATAGTTACAAAATATGTTACTATTTATTTTATGACGTTTAAATCTTGTTTTTTAAGGTTAAGATTAAGGAATTAAtgacgttaaaaaaaataaaaaatactaaattaagGAATGGTGTACACTTACCCAAATCGTTTGCCTTCATAGTAAAAGATATTTGAAAGGCATGTATCATCAACATCTAAGATCCAAGCATCAAATCCATCTTCAAATAGATCTATTTCGTCAATGTAACTAATTATCTGTTCTAAAACCAAATTAAGATCCGAATCATATTGCCCGCCGAGCATGTATACCTCAAGATAATGGATACATTGGACTGGAACCGTACGCCACCCATGTATATTGTTTGTCTCTATAGCTAGCCTCCAACTCAAACAGTAGCTCGGAGACAACTCAACTAGTTGATCACATTTCTGTCTAGGCGAGTGATGATCGAAGCACTTTGTACTCAAAAACATATTTAACATAACAAGAATAAGAGAAAACACAAAGGTTTCTTTCGGACACTTCATGTTATCCAAATGTTGTAGTTTATGTATCTTTGCACGTGTGATGAATGAAAGTTTTAATAAAGCGTTGTTATAGAACGTTTAAAATTAAATGCATATACTATTTGAGTTATAAAAGAAGCAcatataaattttaagtatCTTGTATTCGTGATGTTGAATGATGGAATCCAGAGTGTTTGATTTGTTTGTCAAGTACCCCAtgcttctatatatatagtatatcaAAAGAACTTAAGAAGGGTGAATAGTTCAGCTTAgctcatatattttttattttcgtttaatTAGCAACCACTAAATACAagaattataaaacaaatttaagtCAAACATTTGAAAAGTTATCCAAAATACACTTGATCATCAAGAGAGTATACTAAACATTAATGTGGTCAAACCTCACTACATTTGATGACTCAACTAATAAGGTTTTTCTCTTTTATCCTTTTTTCAAAGTCGTGTATCATTTACTCGTAAAATGAGATCTAGCTTGCGTTGTCTTAACTGGTTTCACGTTAAAGAGCTCCCTCACTCTCAATACCTGATAGGAGGGGAAACCCCTAACTAAACCGCTTAAAGACATGACATTTAATAAGGATAAAACGTTGCCTTTTTGCAGTACTCAAACCTGCTTTAGTAGAGTAGTTTATTTGTGAAATAACTTGAAATGTCTTTCTCATATCTCAaaatcgagatctccaacacgTAAATTATctggtgctcaaccactgaTATAATACTCGTGGATGACAAATTTTTGTATTAGATAACACGGTTTATCCAGAGTACTTTTACacttgtttcaaaaaaaattctaaatatcttcaaaatatttGCTTCACAAGATTGAAGCtaagatatttaatttataagaaTGTGAAAATGTCTGACTAATATCAAAATATTTGCTTAATTAGTCATTTGATGTTGATTAAACAATAATCCGTAACATATAATGAACgacaactaaatatatatatcatatatatctgTGTTATATAAGATTGTGATGATGTGTAATTGAAATAGAAAGTGGGTCGTTGGACACAGCTAGATGGGAAAATAGTCAGAAGGCATTTCAAATCTGGTAGTGGAAATGACACAATATACAATTCTGTAGATTTATATGTCGGTAATTCAAAATGTCCGACCAAACACTacttgatttttaatataataataaaaaaaatttataaattgtttGGCATTCGGCAAAACTAGTTGTTAATGAAGCTGGTAGTTAATGAAGTCGGATGCCGACCATCATCACTCACTAATGTACTAAAAGTTTATGAACTTTATTTTTTGAagttattaaaataacaaaacaca
It encodes:
- the LOC122608746 gene encoding acid phosphatase 1, whose amino-acid sequence is MKCPKETFVFSLILVMLNMFLSTKCFDHHSPRQKCDQLVELSPSYCLSWRLAIETNNIHGWRTVPVQCIHYLEVYMLGGQYDSDLNLVLEQIISYIDEIDLFEDGFDAWILDVDDTCLSNIFYYEGKRFGGDPYDPRAFKEWASRGLCPAILSTLQLFHKLIQRGFKVFLISGRDETTLGQPTIHNLHLQGFFGFEQLILRGEAYKGQSGIVYKSEIRRKLVEQGYRIWGNVGDQWSDLHGQFVGNRTFKLPNPMYFVP